The genomic stretch AAGCTATAATTGGGTTCCAGTTTCTTGTGATAATTAGTGAGAGAGCTAATTATTCTAATCAgctaattgattaattaataagATTAGGATTACTTTTTATGGTGCGTTTTCGACTCGACGAAAACAACTTTATCAGATATTTGTATTTACACTTATACAATTGTTTATAGTATATTATAGATAATATGGCTTAATTAAATGGTTAACAACTACAATACTACAATATTCTCCTTAATATACTATGTATAATAATAATACGATGAAAATAGCAAAATTCAGGACCAATTAATAaaagggaaatctacaaaaaatacactaaaagtaaaaaaaaatctgaaaaatacagtgctttacaaaaatatgaaatgACAGAAGTGTAAATACGGAGtgacaaaatcataaataaaagctgtaaaatataattttttgtgatcaacgtatacaaactagtaaatatgtgttacaaacttgtaaatgtCTGTTACAtgtttataaataatatttacaaaattagtTATAGAATTGCagatttttttttgtagataaaacttacaaataAATTCgtagctaatttttttttttttttgtaacaatagttttaCAAAtatagttttacaactaagaaagatatttttgtaactaacatttacgaaaatattttatagttaagaaatcataaacaaaatatacataaaaatattatactttttcatattgttacaatattgtaccaaaaaattacatgaactatcatatttatgctatacaacttaaaaatataaatttaagatattcgttattatttataaaacattttATTGAATGTAGTGgtgaaatataatatttttttaaacaagttttacatttttgtaacaacaatttacaaaactaatttcacaactaaaaaatttatttttgtaactcacatttacgtaaatatttataaatttatttaacatgattattacaaagatttacaaaattaattttttaactttaaatatatttttgtaacaaaacttgaaacttaGATTAGATTATGATTTTGCTTTAACATTGAGTGTATAATAATAATGTGATTATCTTTAACtctatattgtaacatatagttattaatattaattttaattaattgcaTATTTtaacttgtataaatatttatttattttttgagtaattgtataaatattaattttaatattaataaatacattcattttaaataaaaataaattaatctactttattttattttattgaagatAGGAACTATAATTACTAATTAAAAATTGAgataaaaaagacaaaaaaaaaaaaaaaaacaaacggTCAACATATATATACCGTTGGGgaaaaatgtatttttgtaatttatttaacATACCatataaaacatttttttttatattacggTGAGAGATATAATTAATCCTtcataaaatacttgtcttttcttAGAATATAATATCTCTTCGGTAagaatattaaattatttataacaATATAAGTTACTTcgtttattattaatttattttaaattggaAAAACCCATAGTTCCTTAGCGGACATTATTCGATCCACTATCTTAAGAGGCAGTGTCAAATCTATTCAATAAGAAGGGACCATGGTCCTCccctcctattttttttttttaaattatataaatatatatacaaatttgAGAATAATTAGCACTTAAAGAATAATACCATACTATATTTTACTCTTCAAAATTACTATATGATTTCTCCTAAAACTTCTTCCAAATTCTGTCATTTAAAGTACGTTCCATTAATACTCTTAACATGTTGTCATTTTAAGAGGGGTTGTtggtaaaaaaaacataattttgtTGTCGATATAAATTTATAGTTTGATGAAACaaacataaaattataattttctagATATATTATGTGGAAAATAATTGTTTGAATCTATGTAACTTTCCCAAATTTTTGTTCAAACGAGactgaaattaaaaaaattaattaaacatattttaaaaatcTATCATATAATGTGTATAAAAAGACTTTAAGTttagataaaataaatatatattatatacttgTGTGGTTTTCAAGAAAAAACATATATCGGACAACATTTAAGATAGAATATTACATATATTACTTTCAGTCTGTTTTATACACATAtatcaaatcaaatcaaataatacaaattGTATATTTTAGTGCTAAACTTTATGAAGACACTATTAAGTCATTATTAAATgatgaaaatattaaatatatatataatatagtgtTAAGTCACCAATCGAATCTTATTACCTTTAAACACAAACTAATAAAACCAAATTAATCagtcaaaaataaaataaaaaataaaaactaattaataaaccAGCCGCCCACACCAACCATAGTTTAGATGTCAGATTAACAATATTTTTACGTCATTCATGCATTGTGGATAACTTTCTTTTATCTAAAATCAATATGATAATTGattaaggtaaaaaaaaaaattaattaaaattattggtAAGTCATGATCCTCCGACAAATTTGACCATATTGGTTTGACATGATCACATTTTCTACTTTTTACCCTGGTAAGACACCTGGGATTTGGATTAGTAGTAGTTAATTTGGATTACAGGCACGTATTAATCAGATAATCAGATTCTTAATTATTATACATGTACAATATTGGGAGACAGCAGAAacacattaattaattaattaataatgttaTAATTTGAATATATAGTAATGACAAATAATATATGTCTAATATTATTAGTCTTTCCCATGTATCATATTCCCTACCATATGTATAATCACTCATTTGAAAATGTGATCTGattattaattgatttttatgaagaaaaacaAATGAgaacataagatatttatatgaagaaaaaaaaaatgctcGACAGATATGATGTCAAGAAATCAAGAATCAGATCAATGTCGAGAATTTAGAATTTCTTATAGGTATCGAAGATGTtttgaaataaaacaaaaatatcgTATAAAATGATTATAAAAGATATAGTTATAGGAAAATAAAAACAGTTTCTTTATTCTGAATTATATAAAGGAATAAAAACAGTTTTTATTTCTTCGTAGTTGAAATTTAGTAATGTAAAAACAGTTTTATTAATTTACTAAGTAAACGTAAAAAGCAGTAGAATAatgtgaaaaataaaaataaaaaataacaacaacaaaacATAAAGGTGTAACGTTGTCAAtgcaatttaaaaaataaaataaaataaaataaaaccactaataataaaaagagaagaaagacaGAGATAAAAAGATAACCATTCTCCCCATAATTAGCGCGTCAAATATGGCCCCATCATTTTACCTAAGGATTCTATCGACCATGCAATTTAggtaatattaaatttaatatatatgataatttttttttttagggacttcactttaagtcctatcgGTAGGATTTTCAGTGTTTTTTcgactcgtgaatagttttcagcgcgacttttttttatgactgtgtatattatagctatttagagcatcctgcaaatttttagaaaattctgaatagtttacagtaccgaaaactaggttcaaacatattgtttttcacgcgcataaaaaaaattagtcacacatgCAATAACATGTTTGTAACCTAATTTTTGGTCcagtaaactattcagaattttctgaaagtttgtatgatgctctaaatagatacaatatacacggtcataaaaaaaaatcgcgctgaaaactgttcacgggtcgagaaacactgaaaatTCTACCAATAGAGCTTAAAGTAAAACCCTGGTGGgaaaattcccctatatatatatatatctgtatatGATCTTCTTTATCCAATTATCCATGGAGGTACATAGGGTTTTCCAACATATATATATGCTATAAAAAATTCATTTAATTACTATATTTATATACTCgacaacacaaacacaaatatatatatatatatttgtattatatatgaATAGAGAGTGTTTCTATGGTAGGAGCTAGAAAAATAAGTACATCGATACCTTTTTTGTGTTCTCTTCTACTCTCAATAATTTTGGGAGAGATTTTTTTTATggctgtgtatattgtagttatttagaacatcttataatttttttagaaaattttaaatagtttacaatatcgaaaactaggttcaaacaagtTATTTTCCACACAGATAAAAATAATTAGCCATAAGTGCAATGTTTTATTTGAACTTTATTtttgacactgtaaattattcaaaattttacgaaagtttagagaatattttaaataactaGAATAAACACAGTTATAAAAAAATTCACACCCAAAACTATTAGGAAACACCAAAAAGGCGCAGTAGTGCAATTCTTTTTTAGCCCCtacaaaaaaaaatcttatatatAAAAATGAATAGTAAAATTTATCTTATGATCTGTAGAAATTAATATATAGGACTAATTAGGAAACAATCCCAATTTTTATCATAAATGTATGAAATGAAATGATGAGAAAGACAGGACCTTAAATTTTCTGGTTTTGTCTTCGAGTTTGATTTAACatgaatgttatatatatatatatatatgatttatgacatatataATAGTCACGTAAAGTAAATTAAGAATCGAACGGATAAGAAAATATCCCTTTTttgagcatatatatatatatataactttcatTTTTAATTACGTGACGAATTATGTGCGTAGCACTAAAGTAATTAATCATACAATTAATCTTTAATTAGTTTTACCTATTTCAGACAATATATTCTCTCCCACGACGCAGTTGCGCATGTTCTTAAATGCACAAGCAAGTACTATATCAGCCCCCACTAtagctaaaatatatatatatatatatatacacaaacatacatattatatatgtatatgtatatatatatatgaatgtaaatATATAATATCTATAAATAGTACTAGCATCGAAGATACACATAACTTTCATGATTAGTTACGTAAGGTACTGATTTTTTTCTATCTAACATGATTAAATgcgttgtatatatatatttagtaagTTCATCATTAGATCTACCGATCTAGTATCtagaaaatgaaaatgaaaaaaaataaataaaaaaactttatCATTGGTCGGATTTTATctcaaacaaaaaataaaatcgaAAAATATTTTATTGGTCGAAACATCTCAACTTAAATAATAATCGTACAaagtctcttttttttctttctctctctcttataATCAagttgaagaaaaagaaaaagcagTTTGCACCCCAGACAAGACggtgagaagaaaagaaaaaaagaaagtgaaaaagaggtttatattatatgatgatCATGAAGATGAAGAtggtaataaataaataattataattatatatatagggTCCACGGTTTATTAATTATCTCGTGctctattaatatatattaatttatatataataacaaTTTTGTAAAACGTCTTatcactaaaaatatatatatataaataatgtaaaAGGTGATCGCCTtttttattctatctttattgaATGGTATGTGAAAAGTTAGGTGTGGAGGTGAGTGAGAGCTAGAAAAAACCAGGAGATCGAAAACATCTTTGGCCAATCTAACCATGGCAACTggatatattcatatatatatatatatatctatagatGATACTTTTATAGTGCATCTGCACAAGTAAATACTTTTTTGTGTTTTTGGCTCCTTACCACTTTTTGGTGTGATTTTTTCAATCGACGTGTATATTGTAAATTTTTAGATAATTTATTACAGTATCGAAAATTAAACTTAAAATGATTGTTACACGACGAGTTTTTATAACaacataaattattaaaaatttacattatactttaaataattaaaatattcacAATCACAAAAAAGTTATACACGGATCTATGGAAttatccactataaatatatatgttttttttatatatatattaattgcgTGTGGTATCAAAATCCGATGAAGAAGTCAGCGTTATGCTATAATTAACTTTTGTCAGGCTTTTCAATATAGATAACGAAAAAGACCAAGACCACAACATATAAAGTTACATATATAATTACAGCACCCAGAAATTAGATAACACTTAACAAAGGTTTTAATTAATGGAGCAAATTAATTaagacatttatatatatatatatataaataacagTAATTATTAAAAAGGAGGAGAAAAAGATAATAATAGTTTCTAATTTGACAATACCACACTAACCCTCATCAAAAGTAATTATACTATATCTATTCTAGAATATTTGATCATGATCATCATCAAAATATCTCTCCTAATTTATTTATGTAACACCAAAAGAAGTCTTATTAGTTATAGAATAACATAATATATTTCGATCTCTCTCTACGTAACTTATACGTACATACGTACGTACGTACCTATATAGTactattatatgtatatataataatatcatatcttTTCAATGCTACCATTATACCGACAAGTGGCATAATGGATCTGACGATGACGACGGTGACGACGACGATCTAGCGAAACTCCAAAGATCGTTTTCATTGTAGTTTTGGTTGTGAAGATTCGATGTGGTTCTAGTTGAGGTAGTCATGTCAGTACCGGAACGTAGGTACGGATACGAAGACATCTGTACGACGTCGTCTTCGTCGTCAACTACAGTCTGTGGATCAGTAGTGCAAAACGACATGACGTTTTGAATGTCGCCGAAGCAAGATAGTACTTGCTTGGAAGTCTCTTCGTGATCTTGGCCATTGAGCTGGGACGCCACAAGCCTGTCGAGGGCAACCCAGTCATTGACTCTGTTGGGGACCATTACTGGTTTTGGGTCTTCGGTTCTCCGGTGGTCTGAGGAGGAGGGTTCGGTTTCCATGAGCATGTCGTACTCCATCGACTGATGATGATCGTAGCTGTAAGGTTTGTAAGGAGAAACGCTGTCGTTTAAGGGCAGAGAATGAAGAGTACTGCTATTGTTGTTgttggtggtagtggtggttggGCTCTCTTGAAGCCTTGGGAGATGCATGAAGTTTTGGTGGAAAACAGCGTCGCCACCTCCCACGGCGGCGTTCTTGTTCGACGACGTCAGGTACCGCTCGGCAGAGATGTTGGCTAGGGAGTCATTTTCAAGCTTACAAGTTCTTCCCATGTATAGAAGTATCTGGTCCAAAACGCCGTCGTTTCTCGGACAAGGCATCtggagatgatgatgatgaagatgagaGTGGTTATTACCATTATTATTCATGTTTGAATCTCCTGACATGGATGATGACGTGGCACCTTTGGGACTGTCTAGTgatttctggtaattcttcttcTTGAATACACGGCAAACCACCCAACCATCTTCGGAAACTGAATCAGCTACCATCTGATTTGAAACCTgttatacataaaaatataaaattaaatatatgttataaattaataatttagcTAGGTAGCTAGTAACAACaaaaatttagaataaaatataTGAAATAGTGATGTGTAATTAATGAGCATATAGCTTTAATTAATTGAAAACGAAACAAAATAGTATTTTTGGTAGCAGAATTTTggtatatataataaattaaagtAACCACAATAATGGAGATGATCATAATTGAAGAACATGGGCCTTGGGGTTGGGGGGGCTTACAACTGTGGAGTCATGAGTGCTTTCGTCTAATctatattcatgcatgatccaaTCAGATTTTTGACCATGTGGAGCTCTTCCTTTGTAGAACACTAGTGTCTTTCTCAGTCCAATTCTTTTGAACCCACTATAAATGATCTTGTCCCGGCCGGTGGCTTTCCAGAACCCGGCCGCGGTGGCGCGGTTCGTTCGGGTTCCGGTAGGGTATTTCTTGTCTTTGTGACTGAAGAAGTACCAATCATTTTGTGGTGTGGATCCAATCTTGCACTTTTCTACAAAGTATCACCAAAAATAAAGTCTTGAATTAATTAAGATTTACACTTAGTCAAATTCTAGAGTATATTGTAATGTTaatatactactactactgcgtATACTACCACGTATACGTATACGTACCTTGGATATCCCAGGGTTCAAGCTTGTTGAGATCAACTTCACGAATTACATCGAGATCAATCTTTTCGAAAGCCACTTTTTTCCTGAGGTAGTAGTGAAGAAGCTCCTCCTCGGTTGGGTGGAACCGGAAGCCTGGAGGCACCTGAGACTGGCCATTAATGGATAGATTCATATCTTCAGACATGTAAAAACtccagtatatatatatatatagagagagagagagagagagagaacaataTGTatcttgatgatgatgatgatgatgatgggcaAAATTTGAAAACAAAAGCCGAAGAaagtgttgtggtgtataagaaACTAGTATTTATCTATCGCAAGGAAATGAACATATATAAtcaagtagagagagagagagagagagcaaaaaaagggaaaagagaaagagaaaataatggaAAGAGAGAAGGAAAACGAAGGACGAAATAACAAGATGTGCGTAAAGAGGTAACGAAGTCATGATAATTTATAATGGGGTGTAGGGCAAGGTAGGGGGAAGGGTCCAAAATTGCATGAAAAGCTTAAGGTATCATGGCCATTAGTGTACTTAGTCGTGGGGTCCAAGGAGAGTCCCTCCTCTTGGAGAGATGATCGAGCCAACCACCTAAAACTATATAGGGCTATTACATATTGAGAAATTTAGAGAAAGGGTCccacaaaaaaacaaaaaagagaaaGAGACTATAGTAATTGGCT from Humulus lupulus chromosome 5, drHumLupu1.1, whole genome shotgun sequence encodes the following:
- the LOC133778713 gene encoding NAC domain-containing protein 43-like, translated to MSEDMNLSINGQSQVPPGFRFHPTEEELLHYYLRKKVAFEKIDLDVIREVDLNKLEPWDIQEKCKIGSTPQNDWYFFSHKDKKYPTGTRTNRATAAGFWKATGRDKIIYSGFKRIGLRKTLVFYKGRAPHGQKSDWIMHEYRLDESTHDSTVVSNQMVADSVSEDGWVVCRVFKKKNYQKSLDSPKGATSSSMSGDSNMNNNGNNHSHLHHHHLQMPCPRNDGVLDQILLYMGRTCKLENDSLANISAERYLTSSNKNAAVGGGDAVFHQNFMHLPRLQESPTTTTTNNNNSSTLHSLPLNDSVSPYKPYSYDHHQSMEYDMLMETEPSSSDHRRTEDPKPVMVPNRVNDWVALDRLVASQLNGQDHEETSKQVLSCFGDIQNVMSFCTTDPQTVVDDEDDVVQMSSYPYLRSGTDMTTSTRTTSNLHNQNYNENDLWSFARSSSSPSSSSDPLCHLSV